From a single Agrobacterium tumefaciens genomic region:
- a CDS encoding enoyl-CoA hydratase encodes MDYETILVEKRDEVGIITLNRPKALNALNSVLLKELRHILSSFSTDDSIGAIIITGSEKAFAAGADIKEMQGLDFVDAYVGDFLGGWDEVASTRKPVIAAVSGFALGGGCELAMMCDFIIASETAKFGQPEITLGVIPGMGGSQRLTRAVGKAKAMDLVLTGRMMDAAEAERAGLVSRIVPSANLMEEAVEAATRIASLSRASVLMAKESVNRSFEVSLAEGLRYERRSFQSLFATADQKEGMAAFIEKRKPVFRNR; translated from the coding sequence GTGGATTATGAAACGATACTGGTCGAGAAGCGTGATGAGGTGGGCATCATCACGCTCAACCGCCCCAAAGCGCTCAACGCTCTAAACTCGGTGCTCCTGAAAGAGCTGCGGCACATTCTCTCTTCATTCTCCACCGATGATTCCATCGGTGCGATCATCATTACCGGCTCGGAAAAGGCATTTGCCGCAGGCGCCGACATCAAGGAGATGCAGGGGCTGGATTTTGTCGACGCCTATGTCGGTGATTTTCTCGGCGGCTGGGACGAGGTCGCGTCGACGAGGAAGCCGGTCATCGCCGCCGTTTCCGGTTTTGCGCTCGGTGGTGGCTGCGAGCTGGCGATGATGTGCGATTTCATCATCGCTTCGGAAACGGCGAAGTTCGGCCAGCCGGAGATCACCCTCGGCGTCATTCCGGGCATGGGTGGCTCCCAGCGGCTGACGCGGGCGGTGGGCAAGGCAAAGGCCATGGATCTGGTTCTGACCGGCCGCATGATGGATGCCGCAGAGGCCGAGCGTGCCGGCCTCGTCTCGCGCATCGTGCCCTCCGCAAATCTGATGGAGGAGGCGGTGGAGGCTGCGACCCGCATCGCCTCGCTGTCGCGTGCCTCGGTTCTTATGGCCAAGGAAAGCGTCAATCGCTCCTTCGAGGTGTCGCTCGCGGAAGGCCTGAGATATGAAAGGCGCTCATTTCAGTCTCTCTTTGCAACGGCGGATCAGAAGGAGGGCATGGCGGCCTTCATCGAAAAACGCAAACCGGTTTTCCGGAATCGCTAA